Proteins found in one Sorghum bicolor cultivar BTx623 chromosome 1, Sorghum_bicolor_NCBIv3, whole genome shotgun sequence genomic segment:
- the LOC8058111 gene encoding 3-hydroxyisobutyryl-CoA hydrolase-like protein 2, mitochondrial: MPRLAAAAAVSRRAGEALRRGALGRLRLLSSLQPSNAASSDEVLVEGKATARAAVLNRPGYLNALTTTMGARLNKFYESWEDNPDIGFVMMKGSGRAFCAGGDVVRLRELISEGKLEECKDFFKTLYMFIYFLGTYLKPHIAILDGVTMGGGGGVSIPGTFRIATDRTVFATPEVHIGFHPDAAASFYLSHLTGHVGEYVALTGEKLNGTDMIALGLATHYSMSGHLDLIDERLAKLVTDDPSVIDSSLAQYGDMVYPDKESIVHRLEVIDKCFSHDTVEEIVDALESEAASSNEEWCTLALKRLKEASPLALKVSLRSIREGRYQTLDECLVREYRMSMNGISKQFSHEFCEGVRARLVEKDFTPKWDPPALEYVTNDMVDAYFAPLGDLEPELKLPTESREAFV; the protein is encoded by the exons ATGCcgcgcctcgccgccgccgccgccgtatcACGCCGCGCCGGCGAGGCCCTGCGCCGCGGCGCGCTTGGGAGACTGCGGCTTCTCTCCTCCCTCCAACCGTCGAACGCCGCCTCCAGCGACGAG GTGCTCGTGGAAGGAAAGGCTACTGCGCGCGCCGCCGTGCTCAACCGCCCCGGCTACCTCAATGCCCTCACCACCACCATG GGagctaggcttaataaattttaTGAATCATGGGAGGACAACCCAGACATTGGCTTTGTCATGATGAAG GGCAGCGGCCGAGCATTCTGTGCTGGTGGGGATGTTGTTAGATTACGTGAACTTATCAGTGAAG GCAAGCTGGAGGAATGCAAGGATTTTTTCAAGACTTTGTACATGTTCATTTATTTTCTGGGCACATACTTGAAACCACAT ATTGCCATTCTTGATGGTGTTACTAtgggtggtggtggaggtgtttCCATTCCTGGAACGTTCCGCATTGCAACTGATAGAACA GTCTTTGCAACTCCAGAAGTTCATATTGGATTCCATCCTGATGCTGCAGCCTCATTTTATTTGTCGCATCTAACTGGTCATGTTG GGGAATATGTGGCCTTGACTGGTGAAAAGCTCAATGGAACAGATATGATTGCTCTTGGCCTTGCTACACACTATTCCATGAGTGGC CATCTGGATCTGATCGATGAACGACTTGCAAAGTTAGTAACTGATGATCCATCAGTTATTGATTCTTCCCTTGCACAATATGGAGACATGGTTTATCCAGACAAAGAAAGCATTGTTCATAG GCTGGAGGTGATTGATAAATGCTTCAGTCACGACACAGTTGAAGAGATTGTTGATGCGTTG GAAAGTGAAGCAGCTAGCTCAAATGAAGAATGGTGTACCTTGGCACTGAAACGATTGAAAGAGGCCTCTCCGTTAGCTTTGAAAGTCTCACTGCGATCG ATACGCGAGGGTAGATATCAGACACTCGATGAGTGCCTTGTCCGTGAGTACCGCATGTCCATGAATGGAATCTCAAAGCAATTTTCTCATGAATTCTGTGAG GGTGTCAGAGCACGACTAGTCGAGAAGGACTTCACTCCTAAG TGGGATCCTCCTGCCCTTGAATATGTTACAAATGACATGGTTGACGCTTACTTCGCACCTCTTGGTGATTTGGAGCCTGAGTTGAAGCTACCTACAGAATCGCGAGAGGCATTTGtatga